From Streptomyces sp. NBC_00775, one genomic window encodes:
- a CDS encoding sugar ABC transporter substrate-binding protein produces MNSSSRRRRLTAAAVAVVAVATTATACSSGSGSTSNSSSNSGTYTIWDPYPQFDKSSAWAKLLDACGTQAGVKIKRTAFDTSDLPNKALLAAQQDNSPDLLIVDNPVVSTLAEAGVLTTTDDSKLDTSAVDPNLLAAGQSGGKTYGTPIGANTLALYYNKKVLKAAGVDVTSVKDWTSLTAALAKVKKAGKKGITFSAIGTEEGSFQFLPWFWGSGAKLTALDSDQAVSALSLWKGWLAKGYAPNSVLNNTQTTSWQEFATGDYAFSENGTWQLANAAKAGFDYGVIPVPGASGGNAAAPTGGEFVTLPVQGSTGRYTTSQKLATCLTSTKNLYDTDTTLSYVAPTGEVQDKQVSADAQLKPWVDAVKAAKGRTSDDLGTKYPKISEQLWKAMQSALSGSKSPGDALTAAQSAVK; encoded by the coding sequence ATGAACAGCTCCTCAAGACGACGCCGTCTCACCGCCGCAGCCGTGGCCGTCGTCGCCGTCGCCACCACCGCGACCGCCTGCTCCTCCGGCTCGGGCAGCACCTCCAACTCGTCCTCGAACAGCGGCACTTACACGATCTGGGACCCGTATCCCCAGTTCGACAAGAGCTCGGCCTGGGCGAAGCTGCTGGACGCCTGCGGCACCCAGGCAGGCGTGAAGATCAAGCGGACCGCCTTCGACACCAGCGACCTGCCGAACAAGGCGCTGCTCGCGGCGCAGCAGGACAACTCCCCCGACCTCCTCATCGTCGACAACCCGGTGGTGTCGACCCTGGCCGAGGCCGGCGTGCTCACCACGACCGACGACAGCAAGCTGGACACCTCGGCCGTGGACCCCAACCTCCTCGCGGCCGGCCAGTCGGGCGGCAAGACGTACGGCACGCCGATCGGCGCCAACACGCTCGCCCTCTACTACAACAAGAAGGTACTGAAGGCGGCCGGGGTGGACGTCACCTCGGTCAAGGACTGGACGTCACTCACCGCGGCACTGGCGAAGGTCAAGAAGGCCGGCAAGAAGGGCATCACGTTCTCCGCGATCGGGACGGAGGAGGGCAGCTTCCAGTTCCTGCCGTGGTTCTGGGGCTCGGGCGCGAAGCTCACCGCTCTCGACTCGGACCAGGCCGTCTCCGCGCTGTCGCTGTGGAAGGGCTGGCTGGCCAAGGGCTACGCCCCGAACTCCGTGCTCAACAACACCCAGACGACCAGTTGGCAGGAGTTCGCGACCGGCGACTACGCGTTCAGCGAGAACGGCACCTGGCAGCTCGCGAACGCCGCCAAGGCGGGCTTCGACTACGGCGTCATCCCCGTCCCCGGCGCCTCGGGAGGCAACGCCGCGGCCCCGACGGGCGGCGAGTTCGTCACCCTCCCGGTCCAGGGCTCCACCGGCCGTTACACCACCTCGCAGAAGCTGGCGACCTGCCTCACCAGCACCAAGAACCTGTACGACACCGACACCACCCTCTCCTACGTGGCGCCCACCGGCGAGGTCCAGGACAAGCAGGTATCGGCCGACGCCCAGTTGAAGCCGTGGGTCGACGCGGTCAAGGCCGCCAAGGGGCGTACCAGTGACGACCTGGGCACCAAGTACCCCAAGATTTCCGAGCAGTTGTGGAAGGCGATGCAGTCCGCCCTCAGCGGCTCCAAGTCGCCGGGGGACGCGCTTACCGCGGCCCAGTCCGCGGTCAAGTGA
- a CDS encoding carbohydrate ABC transporter permease, with the protein MSPTTEARRAVRHHSGAADTAPPPRPRRRPASQQWAAWGFLAPVTVYLALFYAYPLYRNIDLSLRDYTVRSFVQGNAPFTGLKNYLTVFDDPTFAPALLHTVVFTAVCLLFQYAIGLALAVFFNQHFRLSATLRALFLVPWLLPLIVSASTWSWMLNSDSGVVNAALHAVGIGPVNWLTSPSWSLASVIIANIWIGVPFNLVVLYSGLQSIPASLYEAAALDGANAWQRFWRITFPLLRPVSAITLLLGLVYTLKVFDIIWIMTKGGPADSSTTFATWSYQLGFGNLLPAFGPGAAVGNLLVVAALMFGLVHVRAQRKQASS; encoded by the coding sequence ATGAGCCCGACGACCGAAGCCCGCCGGGCCGTACGCCACCACAGCGGTGCGGCCGACACGGCACCGCCACCCCGGCCGCGACGCCGTCCCGCTTCCCAGCAGTGGGCCGCCTGGGGGTTCCTCGCCCCGGTGACCGTCTATCTCGCCCTCTTCTACGCCTATCCGCTCTACCGCAACATCGACCTGAGCCTGCGCGACTACACGGTGCGCTCCTTCGTCCAGGGCAACGCGCCGTTCACGGGCCTCAAGAACTACCTGACCGTCTTCGACGACCCCACGTTCGCCCCGGCGCTGCTCCACACCGTGGTGTTCACGGCCGTGTGCCTGCTCTTCCAGTACGCCATCGGTCTGGCCCTCGCGGTCTTCTTCAACCAGCACTTCCGGCTGTCGGCGACCTTGCGCGCCCTGTTCCTGGTGCCCTGGCTGCTGCCGCTGATCGTGTCGGCCTCCACCTGGTCGTGGATGCTCAACAGCGACTCCGGTGTCGTCAACGCCGCCCTGCACGCGGTCGGTATCGGCCCGGTGAACTGGCTGACCTCACCGTCCTGGTCGCTGGCATCGGTGATCATCGCGAATATCTGGATCGGTGTCCCCTTCAACCTGGTGGTCCTCTACAGCGGTCTGCAGTCGATCCCCGCCAGCCTGTACGAGGCCGCCGCCCTCGACGGCGCGAACGCCTGGCAGCGGTTCTGGCGCATCACCTTCCCCCTGCTGCGCCCGGTCTCCGCGATCACTCTGCTGCTGGGCCTGGTCTACACGCTCAAGGTCTTCGACATCATCTGGATCATGACCAAGGGCGGTCCCGCGGACTCGTCCACCACCTTCGCCACCTGGTCCTACCAACTCGGCTTCGGCAACCTGCTCCCCGCCTTCGGCCCCGGCGCGGCCGTCGGAAACCTGCTCGTCGTCGCCGCCCTGATGTTCGGCCTGGTCCATGTGCGGGCCCAGAGAAAGCAGGCGTCCTCATGA
- a CDS encoding carbohydrate ABC transporter permease: protein MNRHSRTGWKAVLGVLLTAIMLFPVYWMLNVSFTRDQDMRKSPPDLFPVHGTLEGYRAVVDQQLPYLGTSLVIGLGTVALTVALSAPAGYALAKLRPRGGGILNFVLLAAQMIPGIIMAMGFYAIYLSLGLLQSVPGLIVADSTLAVPFGVLIFTAFMSGIPGELLQAAKTDGAGPWRTFRSIVLPMSRNAVVTVSLFAFLWSWSDFVFAGTLVNGGAHEPITLGIYHYIGNNNQQWNAIMATAVVASLPAAIILVLAQRYVAAGVTAGAVKD, encoded by the coding sequence ATGAACCGGCACAGCCGTACGGGCTGGAAGGCGGTCCTCGGCGTCCTGCTGACCGCGATCATGCTCTTCCCGGTCTACTGGATGCTCAACGTGTCCTTCACCCGCGACCAGGACATGCGCAAGTCGCCGCCGGACCTGTTCCCGGTCCACGGCACCTTGGAGGGCTATCGGGCCGTCGTGGACCAGCAGTTGCCGTATCTCGGTACCAGCCTCGTCATCGGCCTCGGCACCGTCGCCCTGACCGTGGCCCTGTCCGCACCCGCCGGATACGCGCTGGCCAAGCTGCGGCCACGCGGCGGCGGCATCTTGAACTTCGTCCTCCTGGCCGCCCAGATGATCCCCGGAATCATCATGGCGATGGGCTTCTACGCCATCTATCTGAGCCTCGGCCTGCTGCAGTCCGTGCCCGGCCTGATCGTCGCCGACTCCACGCTCGCCGTCCCCTTCGGCGTGCTCATCTTCACCGCGTTCATGTCCGGCATCCCCGGCGAACTGCTCCAGGCCGCGAAGACCGACGGCGCCGGCCCGTGGCGTACCTTCCGGTCGATCGTCCTGCCGATGAGCCGCAACGCGGTCGTCACGGTGTCCCTGTTCGCGTTCCTGTGGTCCTGGTCCGACTTCGTCTTCGCCGGCACGCTCGTCAACGGTGGCGCCCACGAGCCGATCACCCTCGGCATCTACCACTACATCGGCAACAACAACCAGCAGTGGAACGCCATCATGGCCACCGCCGTCGTGGCCTCGCTGCCGGCCGCGATCATCCTCGTCCTCGCCCAGCGCTACGTCGCCGCCGGCGTGACCGCCGGAGCCGTGAAGGACTGA
- a CDS encoding amylo-alpha-1,6-glucosidase has protein sequence MTAASPGPAFSVHDIPFSTHGSWFGISPVVAEQTYAEDLHLVSHQNGMHAVLRLVPLDTATGDRAAARVEATPGLLSWIHPGGRIDLAYESPDTVRLRGTGIGLRVAAAAQALTPFSGTYFFPEPVSGGYVFTSYETGRRYGITVLSGTVSDVTGAQALGTGDRGVTVTAEDGGVWEIAVEEYETGRRPYVPSAAFGKVAEAARNSFADFVDAVAPWRSSATPAAELAAYVVWSATVRPAGLVTRPAVLMSKHWMDKVWSWDHCFNALALAPGCPELAWDQFALPFDHQDGGGALPDSVTHSEVLHNFVKPPIHGWALRRLRGRLPEPLRQAELAVAYDRLERWTDFWLTMRCAPGAALPHYQHGNDSGWDNATTFDPERVVVTADLASFLILQLRELADLAAELGRTDDVLRWTRTADATQATLLDRLWTGDRFVARGVGDENTWSSSSLLDLMPIALGEHLPEDIAGVLADRIETHLTPYGLATELPTSPHYLADGYWRGPIWAPATVLIEDGLRRAGHHRLADDISARFRALCETHGFAENFDALTGTGLRDRAYTWTASSYLLLAEAHVRGGDH, from the coding sequence ATGACCGCCGCCTCACCCGGCCCGGCCTTCTCCGTCCACGACATCCCGTTCAGCACGCACGGATCCTGGTTCGGCATCTCCCCCGTGGTGGCGGAGCAGACATACGCGGAGGACCTCCATCTGGTCTCCCACCAGAACGGCATGCACGCCGTGCTGCGTCTGGTCCCGCTGGACACCGCGACCGGCGACCGGGCCGCCGCCCGCGTGGAGGCGACCCCCGGCCTGCTCAGCTGGATCCACCCGGGCGGACGCATCGACCTCGCCTACGAGTCGCCGGACACCGTGCGCCTGCGCGGCACCGGGATCGGCCTGCGCGTGGCCGCCGCGGCACAGGCTCTGACACCGTTCAGCGGCACGTACTTCTTCCCCGAGCCCGTCAGCGGCGGGTACGTGTTCACCTCGTACGAGACCGGGCGCCGTTACGGGATCACCGTGCTGTCCGGGACCGTGTCCGACGTGACCGGTGCCCAGGCGCTGGGCACCGGGGACCGCGGTGTCACGGTCACCGCCGAAGACGGCGGAGTCTGGGAGATCGCCGTCGAGGAGTACGAGACCGGACGTCGCCCCTATGTCCCGTCCGCGGCGTTCGGCAAGGTCGCGGAGGCCGCGCGGAACTCCTTCGCCGACTTCGTCGACGCGGTCGCGCCCTGGCGCTCGTCGGCCACTCCGGCCGCCGAACTCGCCGCGTATGTGGTGTGGTCCGCGACCGTACGCCCGGCGGGCCTGGTCACCCGGCCCGCGGTGCTGATGTCGAAGCACTGGATGGACAAGGTCTGGAGCTGGGACCACTGCTTCAACGCCCTTGCTCTGGCGCCTGGTTGTCCGGAGCTGGCCTGGGACCAGTTCGCGTTGCCCTTCGACCACCAGGACGGGGGCGGGGCGCTGCCCGACTCGGTCACCCACTCCGAGGTCCTTCACAACTTCGTCAAACCACCCATCCACGGCTGGGCCCTGCGCCGCCTGCGCGGGCGCCTGCCCGAGCCTCTCCGTCAGGCGGAACTGGCCGTGGCGTACGACAGGTTGGAGCGCTGGACGGACTTCTGGCTCACCATGCGGTGCGCGCCCGGTGCCGCCCTGCCCCACTACCAGCACGGCAACGACAGCGGCTGGGACAACGCCACGACCTTCGACCCCGAGCGAGTGGTCGTCACCGCCGACCTGGCGTCCTTCCTCATCCTCCAGCTGAGGGAACTCGCCGACCTGGCAGCCGAGTTGGGGCGTACGGACGACGTCCTCCGCTGGACGCGCACCGCCGACGCGACCCAGGCCACCCTGCTCGACCGGCTCTGGACCGGCGACCGGTTCGTCGCCCGGGGAGTCGGCGACGAGAACACCTGGAGCAGTTCCAGCCTGCTCGACCTGATGCCCATCGCGCTGGGCGAGCACCTGCCGGAGGACATCGCCGGCGTGCTGGCCGACCGCATCGAGACCCATCTGACCCCGTACGGCCTCGCCACCGAACTGCCCACCTCACCGCACTACCTCGCCGACGGCTACTGGCGCGGGCCGATCTGGGCGCCCGCCACCGTCCTCATCGAGGACGGCCTGCGCCGCGCCGGCCACCACCGGCTGGCGGACGACATCAGCGCACGCTTCCGCGCCCTGTGCGAAACACATGGCTTCGCCGAGAACTTCGACGCCCTGACCGGCACGGGCCTGCGCGACCGCGCCTACACCTGGACCGCCAGCAGCTATCTCCTGCTGGCCGAAGCGCACGTACGCGGCGGTGACCACTGA